One region of Caldimonas thermodepolymerans genomic DNA includes:
- the mltB gene encoding lytic murein transglycosylase B, whose protein sequence is MPHTLDSFRRRLCILGAGLLVGTAMPGTVLAQATEPPDSFVYGERDDVMAFALEVAQRQNLDPGWVRRTLAQARYLPSVARLIMPPPAGTAKNWAAYRARFVEPRRLRAGLEFRKAHAKWLAQAEEMYGVPPEIVVGIVGVETLYGRHMGSFRVLDALATLGFDFPSGRSDRSAFFRAELEQFLLLCHSEGHDPLELRGSYAGAMGMPQFMPSSWNRYAVDFDGDGRVDLHRSPADVIGSVAHYLAEHGWQRGEPTHFEVAAPVDTADRAYLLQPDIVPSFTAEEFAARGASLSEEGRGYGGLLALVELQNGGAAPSYAAGTGNFYAITRYNWSSYYAMAVIDLGRAVEALYGSRAVSSAR, encoded by the coding sequence ATGCCCCACACCCTTGATTCCTTCCGCCGGCGCCTGTGCATCCTGGGCGCCGGCCTGCTGGTCGGGACGGCCATGCCCGGCACCGTCCTGGCCCAGGCGACCGAACCACCCGACAGCTTCGTCTACGGCGAACGCGACGACGTGATGGCCTTCGCGCTGGAGGTCGCGCAACGCCAGAACCTCGATCCCGGCTGGGTGCGCCGCACGCTGGCGCAGGCGCGCTACCTGCCGTCGGTGGCGCGGCTGATCATGCCGCCGCCGGCCGGCACCGCGAAGAACTGGGCCGCCTACCGTGCCCGCTTCGTCGAACCGCGCCGCCTGCGCGCCGGCCTCGAGTTCCGCAAGGCCCACGCGAAGTGGCTGGCGCAGGCCGAGGAGATGTACGGGGTGCCGCCGGAGATCGTGGTCGGCATCGTCGGGGTCGAGACGCTGTACGGCCGGCACATGGGCAGCTTCCGCGTGCTCGACGCGCTGGCCACGCTGGGCTTCGACTTCCCCAGCGGGCGCAGCGACCGCAGCGCCTTCTTCCGCGCCGAGCTGGAGCAGTTCCTGCTGCTGTGCCACAGCGAGGGGCACGACCCCCTGGAGCTGCGCGGCTCGTACGCCGGCGCGATGGGCATGCCGCAGTTCATGCCCAGCAGCTGGAACCGGTACGCGGTGGACTTCGACGGCGACGGCCGCGTCGACCTGCACCGCAGCCCGGCCGACGTGATCGGCAGCGTGGCCCATTACCTTGCCGAACACGGCTGGCAGCGCGGCGAGCCGACCCACTTCGAGGTCGCCGCCCCGGTCGACACCGCCGACCGCGCCTACCTGCTGCAGCCGGACATCGTGCCGAGCTTCACCGCCGAGGAGTTCGCCGCGCGCGGTGCGAGCCTGTCGGAAGAGGGGCGAGGCTACGGCGGCCTGCTGGCGCTGGTCGAGCTGCAGAACGGCGGTGCCGCGCCGAGCTACGCCGCCGGCACCGGCAACTTCTACGCGATCACGCGCTACAACTGGTCCAGCTACTATGCGATGGCGGTCATCGACCTGGGCCGCGCGGTCGAGGCACTGTACGGCTCGCGCGCGGTCTCGAGCGCACGCTGA